CCACTCCATCTTTCTTTGTCAACACTGGTTTAAAGGTTTCTTTATTTGGGGCTGTAGAAAGCGAGGCTTTATTATTTTCAATGTTAATTTGATATTCAACCGATTTTAAATCCGTTTCTAATTTCATTATATAATTCCCATCAGGAAAATCAGTTAAGTCGTAAGTTTTGCTGGACCCGCTTAATTCATGACCTTTTTTCTCATATAGGATTTCATCATTCAGGCCATAAAAGGTTACTTTCATGTCTTGCGTCTGATTTATAGAAAGACGAATGGTTTTTCTTTCTACGCTGTTAACTTTTAATGAAAGGTCATCATTACTTGCATATGTATTTACACTAGTAAAAAGGATGGTAGCTATCAGGCCAATTTTGAGTAGATTTTTCATATCATTAATTTTAGAAGAGTTAGTAATTATTTGATGATGCTAAGTTATTGACAATGAGTTAGTATAATTGACTGCATATTTTCCGATAGTTATGCTATATTAACATTAACATGTATTTTTTCTTGTTAAAACTCATAATAAAGTATATTTTTGATTTGTTCAACTGAAAAAATATGAAAGCAATAAAACCTGGATACGAGGTAGTTGAGTCTTCTTTTGGAAGCTCTTTTTATTATTCTAAGTATTTAATGAATTCTAATAACAAAGCTCATGTATGGCATTACCACCAGGAAATCGAAATGGTTTTTGTAAATGGCGGAGCTGGAAAAAGACAAATTGGAAGCCATATATCTTACTATACCGATGGAGACTTAATATTAATTGGAAGCAATCTCCCGCATTGTGGCTTTACTGATTACAATACCGGGAACAAGAATGAAACAGTCATTCAGATGAAACCAGATTTTCTTGGAACAGGATTTCTGGGTTTACAAGAAACAAAATGTATACAAGAACTTTTTGATAAGGCCAGGGGAGGAATAGCTTTTGGAAATGAAACCAAAAAAGCAGTTGGCAAACAGATAGAGAAAATGGAAGGTTTATTACCTTTTGAAAGGCTATTAGCACTATTGGCCGTTTTAAAAGAACTTCAAAACGCTACCGATTATAGAATTTTAAATGCTTCCGGGTTTTCACTCGAAACACAGGTTCAGGATAACGATAGAATTAATATGGTCCTCAATTATGTTAAAGATAATTTCAAGACACCAATAAGTTTAGAAAATGTAGCTGCGATGGCAAGCATGACCGTGCCTTCTTTCTGTAGATATTTTAAGAAAATGACTAAAAAAACGTTTACTGCTTTTGTTAATGAGTACCGTGTTGTACATGCTTCAAAACTTTTAGCTGAAAAACCAACTAGTATCGCAAATATTTGTTATGAAAGTGGATTTAATAATTTCAGTCATTTCAACAAGTTATTTAAAGAATTTACTGGTAAAAATGCTTCACAATATAGAAAAGAACTAAATTCAGTAATTTATGAAACTGTTTAGTTTTCTTCGGTATTGATTTTTACATATACCACCATTTTACAATTTTTTTTACATAATAGGTTATCACGAAATGTAATAACCTATTTCACAATGCATCTTGCTGGAATTAGTGATTCTAATACCCAGGATTTTGTTTGAGCTGAGGGTTAACATTGAGAATATCTCTGCCAATAGGGAATATTTCTGTATGCTTATCTGCATCTGGTTTTTTATCCCACCAGGTCCCTGTGCTAAAAACTCCCCATCTGATCAGATCCGTTCTCCTGCGGTTCTCTCCGAAAAATTCCCTTCCCCATTCATCAAGCATCTCCTGATCAGTAAGCTGGCTGCCATCTGAGCGGTACAAACTAGGAGAACCTGCCGGAAAATTACGTTTCCTCACTTGATTCAGCAATCCTGCTGCGCCAGCTTTGTCACCTTTTCGGTATAAACATTCTGCCAGGGTATAATAAACCTCTGAAAGTCTTACCTCCGCATAGGCAGAAGTAATCCGATTAGGGTCCGGAGTTGGATAAAGGGGGTACTTCACAAAAAAGACTCCGGAATTATGGTCAGCATGATTCATATTAGACTGTTTATCTGTTATTTTCG
The sequence above is drawn from the Pedobacter cryoconitis genome and encodes:
- a CDS encoding AraC family transcriptional regulator, translating into MKAIKPGYEVVESSFGSSFYYSKYLMNSNNKAHVWHYHQEIEMVFVNGGAGKRQIGSHISYYTDGDLILIGSNLPHCGFTDYNTGNKNETVIQMKPDFLGTGFLGLQETKCIQELFDKARGGIAFGNETKKAVGKQIEKMEGLLPFERLLALLAVLKELQNATDYRILNASGFSLETQVQDNDRINMVLNYVKDNFKTPISLENVAAMASMTVPSFCRYFKKMTKKTFTAFVNEYRVVHASKLLAEKPTSIANICYESGFNNFSHFNKLFKEFTGKNASQYRKELNSVIYETV